CCCAGCCTCCGACTAATGCCGAGGCGGCAATGGGCTGCCTcatgaaaaaaaatagaagaacTGCCGGTCTGAACACAGATGCGTACGCCATGATTGTATCTTTTAACTAGTTGAAGAACGACAATGTTACGGCTTAAAGCTCTTAAATGAGCAAAAAGGTAGAAATTTTATACGTCCGCGATCGTCATAACCAACCGATTATAAGAGCGAGTATATCATGTGAGCAGAGGTCACATGGCTGGTATTAGgttcaactttttcttctatctcGCGTCTTAACAACGGTTTCTCCGAGGCTCCTCTATATTGAGCTTTCCTTGTTTCTGGGACTATTCATCATGTCTACTACTGTACCCAATTCCGACTATACTGATTCGCTTGATCAGCAACAGTACCAACAATATCAGCAGCAGattcatcaatttcaacagcaacagccgtcccagcagcagcagcagctacagcaacagcagctacagcaacagcaactacagcaacagcaacaacgacaacagcagcaacggcaacaacaacaacagcagcagcagcagcaagCATATCAAGGCTACTACTCACAACAGATTCCTCCTTCTTACATTGATCCCAATGCTGGTGTAGCAGGAATGTATGCGTCTCTGGACCAGAATACGCTGATAGGGGCTCCAGTGACCATTCCCGGTGCAGTTGGACGGCCTCAGGGCTCCACATCTTCCGGTGTGCAGAATATAGCTGATATTTCTGGTGTTCCAGTTCCTGGGGTCCCTGGGGTCCCTGTGGTTCCTGTTGTTCCCGGGGTTTCAGGGGTCCCTGGGGTCCCTGGGGTTCCTGGAGTGCCTGGGGTGCCTCGGGTGCCTGGGGTGCCTGGAGCTCCTGGAGCTCCTGGAGCTCCTGGAGTTATTGGGGTCCCTGGGGTTCCACGAGTTTCAGCTATTCAGGGGGTTCCGGATGTCGGCCCTGCCGTTTCTGGCCcatctgctgctgccgcGCAAGACCAACCCTATTATGTCAACGCCAAGCAGTATCATAGAATCCTTAAAAGGAGAATTGCGAGAGCTAAGTTAGAGGAAAACCTTAAGATCCAGAAAGGTCGCAAACCCTATCTTCATGAATCAAGACATAAGCATGCTATGAGAAGACCCCGTGGCCAAGGTGGCCGTTTTCTTACTGCAGTTGAAATTGCCGAGCGTGAAAAGCAGACTcatattgatgaaatgaatgagaagaaaactACCGAGTCAAAGACATCTCCGAACGCGGATTCCTTCGATTCTTCTAATGAGCAGAATCTGCCCATTACCTCTGATGATAGATCCAGGAGTCACACGGACTTGTCAAATGCCGACGATTCCGTCGATTCAAAGGCTGCTCCTTCTACTGCTAGTCCTGAGAAATCTCCAGAAAAACAATCGGAAGCTCGTTCTACTTCCATTGAACCCTCTTCCAATGAATCCGTTTCTTCTCCCTCTGAAGACCACGTGCATTCATCCGACTAGTCTCTGAACTAGTCCCTTTTTGTATTTTAGGACCAAAGCATACAGCCATGCTCCATGTAATTTACTTACCCTTTCAAGAAAAATAATCATTACAGAAATCTAAACTTATATATCACTACATACATTAGGCCAGCCCGAGTCTATTGAGTGCTCCTGTTATGTCTGCATCTCCATAGCTCTGTAGTGCTGCAATTGCCTCATCAATACGATTCATATCTTCTAATTTGGCCTTCACATATTGCTGGATCAGATCCATGTTGGATATCTGTCTCACTGGATCTGAAGGTCTTGTCTGGATGATGTTAAGCTGGTTGTAGCTGGATCCAAACGTCATATCCTCATTATCTAAATCCATCAATAACTCCATGTTCTCGTCGATGTTCATGTAGTTTTTGATACTATCAGAAACTAATAATTTTAACGTCTCTTTTAGAGCATTGATGAATTTCTGATTGTCCAACGAGGATGAATTCTCAACCAACAGGTTTGTCAGACCAACAATAAGGATTTTCTTATCCTGAAGATTGTTAAAAGTAGCAATATGAGGGATGATAAAGTTGTCAAGAACCTGACCAAACAACCCCTGTTGTATATTATcaatgaaattgatgacaaATTGTGAATTCAAATGGTTTTTGTTCTCCATATCCCTTGAAGATGGAAGGCAGCAGATCCAACAAAGAAAGACTATAAATCTCTTAACAAACTTCTCGGTACGAAAATTTTGGAGACGAGacatgatgatgattccaATCTGCTTTAAATATTGTTCAAGGTATTGGATGTCaatggagagaagaatcgTTTCCATAAGTTCGAAGCCTAAGTGATCGTTCACTTTCGAAGAGATGAGCTTTTGGAAAACACCCAAGATCGGCGTCAAATGTTCTCCACTAAAGAACAACGAGGGTACATATTTAACTATTGCGGATAAAAGTCGAGCTATAGCAGGAGTATTACCTCTGGACTCCCAAACAGCAGGAGAGCAAAGTGGTTTCACTAACTGCGAATACTCCTCAGGCACTGGCTTACCAGGTGGATATATTTCGAGACAGAACGCTAAGATTTGAAACGAATAAGGGATAAACTCCTGTATTTCCTGGGAAAGGATACCCAACATGGTTGGCTTGATAATCTGGAAGTAGTTATCCACATTCGTTCGATTGGATTTTATGATGACACAGACCGATTCAAACGTATAGTGAGAAAATTTCGGATTAGAAGGATTCTTGCTGATGATCTGGATCACCTTCAGCAACTGTTGTAATAGATCAGAGGTAGCATCCTGTAAGGAATCTTCAGCTGTTAAAAGAACCCTCATTACGcacttcatcaagaactCGTTCTCGGCCAATTTCTCCGGTGTATCTCCTTTCTTAAACATTAAAGAAAATAGATTCATCAACAAACCCTTGGAAATATTGGAGGGAATATCATTTTTATTGAAGAGCAACTGTTGATGGTTGGAAGGATCCCttaaagaaagaatttTCTCCACAGTTATGGCTGTGTATGTGTAAACGACGTAGTTGTTGTCCTCAAAGTGCGCTGAAAGTAATGGGAAAGTCTCATTCAACTGCTGCTTAGTCAATTggtttctgaagatgaaaatatATTTGATTGCATCCACTTTCAAAATAGGATGTGCAGCTTTATTGACCAAATCCGGTGCCACATAAGCGGTGAAGAATTGCACCACGTCGACAAGAATATTAGTGACGGTGACACCCGCATTTGTCATAGAACCCTTGGAGGCAATGGCACTAAACAAGTAGATAGCGATGTCCTTAGCCTTCCAATGAGATTGGTCCGCTTGAAACTGCTGCAAGTAATTGTTCACATAAGACATGATGACCTGAGTCACTACCTTCTCGTTATTCTCTTTTAAAGCTCTCAAAAATTCCGTAGCTGCACGTCTTCTAGTGTCTGAATCGGAGCCTTCTAAATCTCTTCTAGTGTATTCAATTGGGTCATCTTCAAACATTTCTTCGTCTGATTCTCGAAGAGTGACATTTTGTAAAATGATCTTCTCGGTAATCTGCTTCAAGGCTTCTTCGTTATTAATGGTAGGAGCGTAAGTTGGTGCGGATGCAATGGCAGTTAAGAATCTCAAGCCTTTCGAGGCAAGAATATCATATTTGGGTTGCAAGGTGATGGTATTCAACAGATCCCAAACGGTTTGAATGAAAGAAGGAATGAAATCGTGgaattcttcttcatatctAGTGGTATACAATTGAATCAACTCGCAAATGCTAATTTTAACATTGGTGACTGGGtctatttcttcatcttctgtagAATCCTCAAGTAGTCCGTTGTTGTACTTCAAATACTTATGAATGACAGTCATTCCTTGCTTCAAGTGATCCTCAAAGAATTCTGGAATATCCTGGCAATTCAAGTCGTAGTATACTTTAATCAATAGGAGCATGTTTTCAAATAAAAGTGACAATTTCTCCACAGGTCCTTGACTGGTTTGATCAATCAGCTGGTCAACACGAATAAGCAGATCCAGAAAAGGTTGTGCAAACTTGTCCAAGACGAACTTGATCTCTCTAAAAAGATCGTCCGAACGGAACAATGGTCTCCAGCGCTTGAAGATAGAGTGTGCCACCTTCAAGATTCCTTTATTGGTGATCATATCATCAGGATTCAACTTGGAAACAAGCAAGTCAAGTAATTCGGGCCACAATTGAGGAAATTCGGATTCGgctatcaaagaaattgcCTCACCAATCTGCACCTGGAGATGATCCGGTAGTTGAATCATCAGATCAACAATCTCCTGCTTGATCATTTGAACATCTTGGGTATGAAGTTGATACTGGCCTGATTCAACAATCCATTTCCGCTTCACTAGGTTCTTAAAGTACAAAGCAGCAGCAAGACGCACACTAATGTCAGCCTTGTCCGAGGCAACAATATGAAGGAAAGTAAGTGGAAAGCCCTGCTGAGTCTCGAGACTCTTTAGTCCCACTTCAGCCTCCTTTGCCGTCCTCGACTGAAGAGACTTGGCAAGCAACTGTGCTACCTTATCGATATCAGACATTGAGTGAACAGAGAATGATAATTGATGATAATTACTAAAGAgctgaaaaaaatttggatgaattgaaaaacaaaattgaaatcttgaaatgaaaaaaaaaatagtgataaaaaaaaaggtgcACTTAAATTAAGTTCAAGATTCACCTTGATTACAATCAGTAGTCTAATAGATATGCCTATTTGTATATAATTACAATCCGGTTTTGAATTACCagtcatcatcttcttcttcgtcgtcgCTCTCACGGCGCGCTTTCTGTCTAATAGCTGCAGCCAAATCATTGGCCATACTAGATTCgtcctcttttttttgttttaaAGCAGCGGCCAATGTAGACGCTAGATCTCCATTAGCTGGAGTGTTTGTAACATTTGAAACTGCTGGCAAAACTTTTCCattcaccttctttggaggaggtggtggtggtggtggagAAGGTCGTGAGCCAGTAGTTTGCGGAGGTTCGCATTTGACTATGTAAGCAGTAGGAACCCAACCCTCTTTAGTTTCATCAAGGGTCTTACCCAATGACCATCCATTTCCGGCGTCTTGAAGAACATAGATCACCGTTTCTTTGATAACAGGTAGTTCTGAGGGAGAACCACTGCCTGGGAAGTCGTAAGCAGCCTTGTATGTTGGCCATTTAGGCGGTGGAGGTGGGGGTCGAGGAGCTGTTTTCCTCGAAAACCTGGAAGTTGTGACAGGATGTTGAATAGCAGCGGGAGCGACAACGGCAGCTGGGTTTGGGGTTATCACTGAATTCATCTGACGTCTAGCTGTGTGTGAACTTCTTCGAGTACCACTGCTCTTATAGGCGCCTGTAGCGGCAAGGGTCATTTTGTACTTAGCCACGGCATTGGAGATGATACTCTTTCCCTTGGGTTTAGGCTTTGAGTGCGATGAAGCTGGAAGGCCCTGTCTGACACTCACCACAGCGGATTTGTAGATATCGCCCTCGGAAGGAGCCTCAGCAGCCACTTTAAAGTTGACCACACGCAGTTTGCCAGGTTTCCTGGAGTAAGAAATGGTCTCACCGATAGACACATTCAAAGATGAGTTCAGCTTCTTGAGATACGTCAACAGTTCAGTCTTAAACATCGTGTTGATCAAGAGATCTGGACGACTAGATGACGCCAAATTTATGGCTACCCAATCATCTTGAAGGGTCGATAATGAAACCTTAGGAATTTGTCTAACCGGAATAGTTTCTTCAATGATGTAGTTGGCTTTACGCTCAATAATTTGCTGTCCAACCACAATGAAGCTCGAATCTGTAATAAGAAACAATTTCGGAAGTCTTTCGGCTGAACGGCCAAACTTAGAGTGCAACTGCTGTCCGTGTGCCGAAAAGATTACCTTTTCTGAAAGGCCGATAGTCTCCATAAGAAACTTTCCAAAGCCTCCGGTTCTGTCGTTACAGCCCAAGTAATCGCCCAAGAAAGCTCTTGAGCCTAGCATACTCAAGCGGCGCCTCTGTTTACGAGATCCAAGAAGCTTGGTACCATAATCTCTGAGAATAGTATACTTATCGGTCTCGCCAGTGATTCTGGCTCGCCACAGCCTCTGTACAATTCGTGCAGCATTCTCACGACGCTTAAGGTACCGTCTACAGGCTCTCTGAATGACTTTAGCCTTGTTCGCCCAATAACTTTCACGCATGTCTTCAAGAGCAAACAATGTCTCTGGTTTTTTAATAAATACTTTAGTCACACCAAGCTGCCATTCGGTTTGCGGAAAGCCGGTATCTGTTAAGATAATCTGCGTGGCCTCTCTGGAATCTCCTTTCCAGATGTAGTCACCAGCATAagaagtctttgaagaaagtagATAAAACCGTTCGACAAACTTCTCAAATGTCTGCCTGTATGCAAAACCAGCACGACGAATCCTCACGTTCTCTTTCAAACCCAAATATTTGATCTGGTGAAGAACGTTTTTATCGTTATACTCTGTAGCAGATCGATGTTCATTAGGTTTAATTGTACGCATGTATGAGGGGGTAGCTCGGGACAATGTATCGACCAAAGCGTTGGCACTCTTCTTAATCTTCTGGGAGGCAGTTGGAGGTCTCTTTTTGTTATTTTCATCCACTTTGTCTGGGAAAAGAGAGTGCAAAAACGAAATCTGAGAGGTCTGAATCATCTCCAACAAATCCTTAAGCATCTGATCTTTATTCTTGTCAGTCATATGTTTGATATCATAGGTGACATCACCAGCATAATGCTTGATGACAAATTTTGCTCCACGAAGAGAGAAATGAGGGTTGTTCTCAACTATACTCAATCTCTGAGCAAAAGATTGATCAGCTGCAACGGAATCAGCATGTGCAGTGGCGCAGGCATCATCCAAAGCTGCAAAAATTCCAGGGGGACGTTTTGCCTCGATTAAATCACAGACAATCTGGTTGTTGAAATACTCGATTGGAGTCCACTGGATCTGCTCCCTGACATACTCTTCCTGCTCTGACTTCAAAGTCAATTGAATAAAAATTTGTTGGAGCTTCTCGTTGACATAGTTGATGCACACCTGCTCAAAAGAGTTATGTTCGAAGATCTCGAAACCGTATATATCCAAAATTCCGATGGATTTGAAAGGCTGTGACTTCATACTGGAAAACGATTGATTGACTCTTGCAACAATCcaatcaaaaagattgCTGTACAAACCTTTTGCAAGGGCATCGCGCGAAGCAGTGGCTTGCACAGGATTCAATGGAACATGGTACACTGAACCACGTTTCATACCGTGAGAAGTCTCCATGACACGTTCAGTGACAGCCTTGCAAAGTACATCCGCATTCACTTGTAATAAATAAGCAACGAAGTCAGTAACAGACGTATCATTAATCGTGGAGTTTCCCtcctcatcctcagcaaATGTAATGTTACCAATCCACAAGATGGCAGCCAAGAGACGGAATACTTGTTCCTGTTCATCCTGTGTAATACCAATAATTTCCATGGCTTTTAAGGTCTCGCGGAAATCCCTAAGATCGtcaatggaatcaacaGAGGTACAaccagaagcagaagtatATAGATACTGTTCAGGCTGTTGAACGCCAAACGACTGACGGAATTTGTCACTGGCGCCCTTAGTGAATTGATAGAAGATGTGGAAATTACGCTCGTCTTTGATCTGGCCAACCACACGTtgcttttcaagaagatagTTGGTGATATTAGCAGAGACGGGTTCGAAAGCCTTGCTGAACTGTATCTCCAAGTACTTACCGTGACGTGAAGAATTGTCATTCCTGAGAGTCTTAGCACAACCAAACGACTCTAGAAGGGGATTGGTAGCTAAGACCATATCATTAATATGTTTGATCTCGGACGAGGTAGTCATAGAACCGGATATATTGGCAATGTACTGCATAATACGCTTTGCAGCCTCTGTCTTACCAGCACCGGACTCACCGGAAATGATAACACATTGATTTTCACTATATGCAATCATATTATGATACATTGATTCGGCAATGGCGTAAACATGGGGGGGGACCTCCAAACGATTGGTATTCTTATAAGAATTGAGTACCTCCTGAGTATAGATACCCAAATCACGAAAAGGATTGACTGAGATCAACACTTGGCCAATATAGGTGTATATTATGCCATTTTGAAATCTCTTTTGCAAGTTTTCGTTGATTGATTCGTCAGAAATTATGGAAAGAAGTGTCAAATCTGACACACCaacctccttctttctggtaTGCTCATATTGGGCCTTCTTGATTGGTCCATGGGACTTCTTAGGAGGAGGAGCAGACTTGTTTTTGTTACGGTTTCTGCGAAAGCCGAGCATTGTAGTTCAAACTGCAGCGGCGATTAATTAATATAAGACACAAAGACGAAGAAAGGGGGAAAAAAGATTGGAAAAACAATCATCAACTCTACCAGATTCTGTCAGACAAATGAATCTGGCTGGCTCTTTGAACTGAGAAAATGCAGCTGGTGTATGGATGTGTCACTTTGAAAGGTAACGGACTTCTCTGAACACGATAGAGGTCCTTAGTAGATGGTAGATACATCATCGAATGTGGTTGAATATGGTCGAACGTGGATAACTATGGTCAAATGTGAGGTCAAATGTGAGGTCAAATGTGAGGTCAAATGTGGGGTCAAATGGTAGATCAATCAAATTTTACATATAAAGGGTCCTCGGAGGTTTCCCGTTGAGCAGATCGTCAGTCCATTTCATATCCTATTTATTTGTATTGTAGAGTGATCCGGTATCTGCCCACCACTTCTTTTAACTCGTTTACCTACTCCAATCCCTTTCCATTATAGGAACAGGTCTATATAATTTTTATGTccatctttttttctctgaGTTTTTGCGTAGTCCCTTATCTCCGATCATCTATAAGTCTCTCAACCTTCCTCTcacttcttcctcttcctgcttcttcttttatatTAGTTTCACATCATGTGGGAAAATTACTTCTCTGTTCAGATATTCTTTATTATTCTTCGAGAGACTTTGGAGAGtgccatcatcatctcaGTCCTCCTTTCCTTAGTTAAGCAGGCTTTTACTGTTGAGGGAGCAACTAAGGGTGAGCGTATTCTTACGGTCGACCAAAAGGACTATAATAGTTATCGTCTTCAGGTTTGGTTAGGAGCTTTAGCTGGATTGTTGCTTTGCGTTGGAATAGGCGGTGTCTTCATTGCCGTTTTCTATTTCATCGGCAACGATGTGTGGAGTGTCGCTGAGCGAGTCTGGGAAGGTTTCTTCAGTATTATCAGCGCCTTTATCATCGCCGTAATGGGTTTGGCACTTCTTCGGGTCAATACTTTGCAAAGTAAGTGGCGGTGGAAGTTGAGTAAGTCGTTGCAATGCAATATTGCTGCAGGTAATGCTGCAGGTAATGCTGCTGAGATGCCTATTAGTTCAGACTCCATGGACACTCCTGCTTTGCGCACCATTCAAAGCTCTGAAGAAGCAAACAATGATGACaatcagattcttcaagagatgGAAAGTGAACCGATGTATGGTGATATCAATAACTTCGTTAAAATGCGCAAAAGACTGCGAGCTTGGAGCCAGAAGTATTCATTGGTCATCCTTCCCTTCATCACTACCCTCAGAGAAGGTCTAGAAGCAGTTGTGTTTGTGGGTGGCATTGGTGTTAATCAACCAgcatcatcttttcctttggCAGTCTTAACTGGTGGTCTGCTAGGAGCTGGTATTGGTATGGCTATGTATAAAGGAGGTAATCAGATGTCACTACAGTTGTTTCTAATTGGCTCTTCatgctttctttatcttgTTGCCGCTGGATTGATGTCAAAAGGTGTTTGGTTTTTTGAATTGGAGAGTTTTGTTCAAAAATGTGGCCAAGATACTTCTGAAACAGGCTCTGGTCCGGGCTCTTACGATATCGGAAACACTATATGGCATGTCAACTGTTGTAATGGACAGATTGATGGTGGCTGGATGTTGTTGAATGCATTATTTGGCTGGTCCAATACGGGAACCTATGGTTCCGTGTCGTCATACATACTCTTCTGGGTGTTTATAGTGGcccttttgaagaaaaaaagtgctattgaagagaaggggTATCTATCGGTATTACCAATCAATCGGCAGTTGGGATATATTAAAAAGAGGATTATATCTAATAGAGTGCTTCTTCAGGAATGCCTCGACGATGTGAATTGCAAGTGGCAACGTCATCATCCACCTACtaatgaggaagaagagaatcGTGTTGCTTCAACAGCTGCCACAGAGGAAACAGATGCATTGTTAGGAGACTCAGTGCATTAAACACTATATTTACTATTTAATAATCAAAACATACACACATACACTATAAAGCAAGACCTAATCCATGAGCTCATCTGAGAGCTGTCCTAATCCGCTAACTATATTGTAGGGAGGGAACTCTGCCTCACCAGTCAAACAAGTAATCAATTCGTCGTCTTTGGTATAGGCTCTAGCGACGACGAGATACTTTCCTGGAGGCACTTCCTTCGGGATTTCCACCTCCTTTTCAATTTTATAGTAACCTCTCTTTAGTGGACAAGTCATGTCGACTTGTGGAAGTTCATCGCAGAGATCGTATGTCTGATGAATGATCTTAATATAGCCATAACTGACGTCGACATCAACGTAGGCACCACTTTCAACAAGCTTGCTCAAAGTTCCCACAGCACTGATGGTTAGATTTTGACCCCTTTCAGGTGGCACAGGATCCATTCTAACGGAACTCAAAGTGAGAAGCTGAGAGATATCTGCATCACACAATTCTAAAGGAGACTCCCCTGGGATTGGCTCACTGAGGGTCTGGGGAGATCcatcaagaagatgttgcACAGAAAATGCGTAGGCCACTACTGCGAATAATAGGAGTTCTACTATAGTATACTTCATAGTAACTGGCTGAAAAAAGGATTGCGAATAGGTAATAAATGAGCAATGGTGAATGACATCTACAGCATACAGTCATTTTTGCTATCGCAACAATGATAACCAGATGGGTCGATCGGCGCGTCTACGTGAAATTGAGGGACATATTATAATACAACTTGTAGGCTGATGATGCGTAACATTTCTTTTAGACTTCGGTAAGCAAAATAGGTAACTGAATACTAAATTGAAACCGGAAAATAAATTCAGATCACGTTTTTGGTAGAGGCCGATCCGTACTATCGTCACCACGAAATTCAATTTTATCCGATAGTAGTAATATGAAATTCTCTGACGTTCTCCGACCATCAAGGCTTTGTTTGAATCATGAGGTAGaactaagaaaaaaaagaaaagcttCCTTGGGTACCGTCCGTCTGGTCTTTATGATGCAACTGTATGCACCGTGCGCCTTGAAATCTTCCGACCCGCGAGACAGTCGTccagttttttttttttgttttttttttgttagGTGCTGTACCGGGTGGGTGGGCAGTGCCTCGTGCTTTATTGTACCGCGCACCAGAGTACAGCTCACCAAAGTACCGCTCACCAGAGTACTGTGTTGGGCATGAAATTAAGGGACCTGAAAAACTAAGGGACCTGAAGAACCGTGAAACCTGTGAAACTGTGAAATCGTGAAACCTTGGAACCGTTAAACCTTGAAACCTGCGAAACATGTGGAACTTGCAAATCTGCTATAGCTTCCCGGTAGAAGCGGAGGCATTGCACTCTGTCCATTTCTATGCGTTCTCGAGGTTAACCGGAACCTTCTAAGACTTGGGGCTCACgcaataaaaaaaaacgaTCGAAGTCTGTTAGCGGCAATTGTCTGCTGTTACAAACCGCTCCTCCCCGGAGCTCACCAGATCCCACCGGAGACCACCGGAGCCCACAAGAGCCCACCAGAGCCCACCAGAGCCACCGTGGCCTTTCTTGTCCAGCCCCGGATAGCCGCAGCCAGCCGTAGCTCGCTGCATGAGATGCGCTCCGGCCCTTGCTGAGCAGCCGGAGTTCTCTGGAATCTCTCTCAAATCTATCAGCCCATTCATATGTCTCAATTTTGGCCGTatccaattttttttttcaatatatATACGGCAAGTATATCTCGCTTGGTAACAACTCCGAACTCCTTTTATGgtctcctttttcttcctttcctttACTTTTactctcctttttcttttttttttcctttccttttctctctctacTATTGTACACGGACTTTTACATCTGTTACATAAGAACATCGAAAACTAATTACATCTACTAATAATAATGTCTACCGTTACCAAGTGTCACGCCAGATACGTTTACGACTCAAGAGGAAATCCAACTGTTGAGGTCGATTTGACTACTGCCAATGGCCTTTTCAGAGCCATTGTTCCTTCCGGAGCCTCCACAGGTGTCCATGAAGCTCTTGAATTGAGAGATGAAGACAAGTCTAGATGGCTTGGAAAAGGTGTTTTGAAGGCTGTTGCCAATGTCAACGACATCATTGTTCCAGCAATTCTTAAAGCAAAAATCAATGTCACTGAACAGACTAAGTACGATGACTTTTTGAACTCCTTGGATGGTACTCCAAACAAGGGTAAGTTGGGTGCTAATGCTATCTTGGGTGTCTCCTTGGCTGTTGCCAAGGCTGGTGCTGCTGTTAAAGGTCTTCCATTGTATCAGTACATCTCTGACCTTGCCGGATCCAAGACACCATATGTGTTGCCAgttccatttttcaatgtTTTGAACGGTGGTACTCATGCCGGTGGTGCTTTGGCTTTCCAGGAGTTTATGATTGCTCCAATTGGTGCCAAGTCTTTCCATGAAGCTATGGAGATTGGTGCTGAGATTTACCAGcatatgaagaagttggccaagaagCATTACGGTCAATCCGCTGCTAACGTTGGTGATGAAGGTGGTGTTGCTCCAGATATTCAATCTCCAAAGGAAGCTTTGGATTTGATTATGGAGGCTGCTAAGGCTGCTGGCCATGCCGACAAGATTGGTATCGCCATGGactctgcttcttctgaattCTACAAGAATGGTAAATATGACTTGGACTTCAagaatccaaagtctgatGGTTCTAGAGCCCTTACTGGTACTCAAATGGGTGAATTATACGCtgatttgatcaagaaCTACCCAATTGTTTCCCTTGAGGACCCATACGCTGAGGATGACTGGGCTACTTGGACTGATAATTTCCCTAAGACCAAGGTTCAAATTGTCGGTGATGATTTGACTGTTACCAACCCTAAGAGAATTGCCATGGCCGTTCAGAGAAAGGCATGTGATGCTTTGCTTTTGAAGGTTAACCAGATCGGTACCTTGACTGAGTCTATTCAGGCCGCCAAGGATGCTTACGCTGCCGGCTGGGGTATCATGGTTTCCCACAGATCTGGTGAGACTGAGGACACCTTTATTGCTGACCTTGTTGTTGGATTGAGAACTGGACAGTTGAAGTGCGGTGCTCCAGCTAGATCCGAGAGATTAGCCAAGTACAACGAGTTGATgagaattgaagagtcttTGGGTGGCAAGTCTATCTTTGCCGGTAAGTACTTCCATACTGCCAACAAGATGTAAGCAGTTCTGAATTTACGActcattgatttgatttaATTGGATCTACTTGtttgtttttcttgatttttATACGTTTTTCAAATTTACATGACCCTGCTTTCCGTTAATTGGTGTAAGTGTAGTTCTGCAACTCCAGTTTTGGCTGTACTT
The sequence above is a segment of the Brettanomyces nanus chromosome 4, complete sequence genome. Coding sequences within it:
- a CDS encoding uncharacterized protein (BUSCO:EOG09344NV3); amino-acid sequence: MSTTVPNSDYTDSLDQQQYQQYQQQIHQFQQQQPSQQQQQLQQQQLQQQQLQQQQQRQQQQRQQQQQQQQQQAYQGYYSQQIPPSYIDPNAGVAGMYASLDQNTLIGAPVTIPGAVGRPQGSTSSGVQNIADISGVPVPGVPGVPVVPVVPGVSGVPGVPGVPGVPGVPRVPGVPGAPGAPGAPGVIGVPGVPRVSAIQGVPDVGPAVSGPSAAAAQDQPYYVNAKQYHRILKRRIARAKLEENLKIQKGRKPYLHESRHKHAMRRPRGQGGRFLTAVEIAEREKQTHIDEMNEKKTTESKTSPNADSFDSSNEQNLPITSDDRSRSHTDLSNADDSVDSKAAPSTASPEKSPEKQSEARSTSIEPSSNESVSSPSEDHVHSSD
- a CDS encoding uncharacterized protein (BUSCO:EOG09340L6P); amino-acid sequence: MSDIDKVAQLLAKSLQSRTAKEAEVGLKSLETQQGFPLTFLHIVASDKADISVRLAAALYFKNLVKRKWIVESGQYQLHTQDVQMIKQEIVDLMIQLPDHLQVQIGEAISLIAESEFPQLWPELLDLLVSKLNPDDMITNKGILKVAHSIFKRWRPLFRSDDLFREIKFVLDKFAQPFLDLLIRVDQLIDQTSQGPVEKLSLLFENMLLLIKVYYDLNCQDIPEFFEDHLKQGMTVIHKYLKYNNGLLEDSTEDEEIDPVTNVKISICELIQLYTTRYEEEFHDFIPSFIQTVWDLLNTITLQPKYDILASKGLRFLTAIASAPTYAPTINNEEALKQITEKIILQNVTLRESDEEMFEDDPIEYTRRDLEGSDSDTRRRAATEFLRALKENNEKVVTQVIMSYVNNYLQQFQADQSHWKAKDIAIYLFSAIASKGSMTNAGVTVTNILVDVVQFFTAYVAPDLVNKAAHPILKVDAIKYIFIFRNQLTKQQLNETFPLLSAHFEDNNYVVYTYTAITVEKILSLRDPSNHQQLLFNKNDIPSNISKGLLMNLFSLMFKKGDTPEKLAENEFLMKCVMRVLLTAEDSLQDATSDLLQQLLKVIQIISKNPSNPKFSHYTFESVCVIIKSNRTNVDNYFQIIKPTMLGILSQEIQEFIPYSFQILAFCLEIYPPGKPVPEEYSQLVKPLCSPAVWESRGNTPAIARLLSAIVKYVPSLFFSGEHLTPILGVFQKLISSKVNDHLGFELMETILLSIDIQYLEQYLKQIGIIIMSRLQNFRTEKFVKRFIVFLCWICCLPSSRDMENKNHLNSQFVINFIDNIQQGLFGQVLDNFIIPHIATFNNLQDKKILIVGLTNLLVENSSSLDNQKFINALKETLKLLVSDSIKNYMNIDENMELLMDLDNEDMTFGSSYNQLNIIQTRPSDPVRQISNMDLIQQYVKAKLEDMNRIDEAIAALQSYGDADITGALNRLGLA